A segment of the Mastacembelus armatus chromosome 7, fMasArm1.2, whole genome shotgun sequence genome:
GTCTGGACACAGACTCTGTGTCTTTGGGATGTGTCTGATTAAAGGATCAGTGCCGGCACAGCAGCGCCTCCTACTTTTcagaagagaaagtgaaagtATTCAAACGAGGAAAACAAGATACAGCAGGTGTGTCAGACTCTGCTGGTCACAGCATGATTCATATGGTTCCCTCTGTACTTTCACATAAGGATGGCAGTTGGTTCTTTACACTTTTGTGTTCCTAGTTCAGAAACTGTAAATTCTTAGTTTACCATATATACAGGCCATAGGGGCCAAACTGATCCTGAAGCTTGATGAGTCCATGTTACAGATTCAGTGTGAGGAGGAACAGGGTCCAAGCCTTTACAACAAACATTCACTCTGTTCTGGTTCTGGAGTCTGGTCCATGTGAGATCCTCAGGCTGAAGCTTTTGCAGGAGAAGCCAGACACATCAGCCCCTGTAGAAATGGACACACAGCTTCACAACATACTGAGAAATATTGGATGACTATAGTTCAGCAGGTTTTATTAAGCTGTAATGTGTAATTATactgtttctgctgtgttgCACATGTGATTATCATCATAGTCATTATCCTCAATAACCAGTGAAGTCTGATGCTTATCAAGCAATACATGATGAATCTAttacacatttcctgtttactTGGTAAGATATGTAAATTCATCATAGTGCAATTTTTTGTCATATTACAACTTATCAAAAAAATGCTCTCAATTTGACATCTGCAACATCTGTTACGTCACTAATGAGGGAAACGTAGAGGACCCAAAGACAAATTCAAAAACAGAGTCAATTTATTCtaacacaaaatcactggaGGTTAATCCACACATAAAACTCTCCAGGTGCTCAGGACAGTCTTTCCTGGAAGTACAGGGCGGCGAATGCCTTGATCAGACTGCGTGGCTCGAAGGTGACAGGGTCAGGCACACCACAGAACTGATTTTCTCACTGAGTGAAGCCGGCGAGAGGCTACCGCGTGTAGATAACGGGAAGAACTGGCGACGCTGGAGAGGTGAACCGGAACCTTTATTGACGATGGTGAGTAATTGGGACCAGGTGATGCTCATCATTATTCTCAATAATGAGTGAAGTTTGATGCTTTTCAAATAATGCATGAagaatttatgacacatttcctgtttatttggtgAGATTTTAAAAGAATCAATGACTGaaagaaatgtgtaaaaaaccttggattACAGAGACTGTAGTGTTTCCATTTGTTCTTAAGCTCAATGGTGCACTGGCGATGTGTCGGAGCAGCTTCACCAATTTCACTTCCAATAGACACTACTGCACCAATAACTCCATATGCTGCCCCTGCTACATCAGCCATGATGGATCTGTTCAAAGAGACCATAATGTACCATTGTGTTGTTGAAAGAGGTGGAATTAAAGGGATGATGTGTGCATACTTTACATCTTAAGGATATTAAGAATAGGACATTAAGTTGAATGTTGagtaaaaatctaaatctactgatagaaaagaagaaaacagttgAATAGAAAAGTTTAAACTGATCAAGTATTACAGTTAAAAGTTTCTGTCCAATTGAATTGAGGCTTTAAGTTCAAGTTTAAAATATACTGGAAACTTTTTACCACTTTGTGCAAACCACACGagctatatttatatatagttaACGTAGCTATATTTGATTGAGCTTGCATACACATTGTGAGCGGATGTCAGGCAGTGCATGCATGCAGAAACCATCATCCAGAAAgtcataaacataaaaactagTTTGAACCAGTCCAAGTGGGGGATTTTGGCCTGTGCTCACAGTGGGGAACCTGGGGAACCACCAGCAGAGACAGAAGGTAAGCACAAGAACTCTAGGGAAGAACATCAACTAACAATTCAGCAAACAGACAAAGGAATAGGCAGGGAAtgaaggagagagacaaaggggcAGAGCagggacaggtgaaacagaTTAAGACTGATGAACACAAAGCTGTCAGGGACCAGCACAGggcaaacaggaagaaaatgccaaataaaaatCTTCAGCGGGAAGTCCCTGACTCTGGTCATGACAATACCACTCCCCGAGGGCCGGCTTTGAAATAGCCAAAGTCCTTCTACAAACATTGAGTGGGTGGAGGGGGAATCAGGAGGTGGTCGCCACTAAGGGCAGGCAGGGGGGAGATAGTCCAAAGTCCGGAGGTCGGCCCCCATAATGGCCCAGTAGATGGAGCGAACCGAGAGGGCAACCACAGTTAAGGATCTGGGGGTGCTCTGGAGGACAGCCTCTCAGAAGAACCAGAACCCGGGTTGGTTACGGAGGATGACCCTTCGGGAGTACTGACAACTGGGGCCGCGTACGAAGTAGACCTCCTGGAAAGCCTGGAGTCTGGGGCCGCTCTGGAAGAAGTTGAAAGAAGATCCCTCAAAAAGTCTGGGGTCTGGAGCTGCGCTAAAGGACGGCCCCTTGGGTAAACTGGGGTCTGAGGCTGCATCAGAGGAAGACCCCTTGGAAGTGCCGGGGTCCAGGACCGCTTTGGAGAATGGCACCTTGGAAGTGCTGGGATCCAGGACTGCTTTGGAGGATGGCTCCTTGGAAGTGCTGTAATCCAGGACCGCTTTGGAGGACAGTCTCTGAGAAGAGCTGGAACCCAGGGGTGCTGTGGAGGAAGACCCCTCTGGCAATCAGGGACTCAGGCTACAGCGGTGTTGGTAGGGCCGGTCGACCCACTTGGATGAAGTCCAGCTCCAGGGAGGCATGGCATTAGCTGGACCAGCCGACCTGCTGGAATGAGGCCCGAGAAGGAGCTGGGGAGAAGTCTCAGCAAGGACATCTCTCttggcacactgaggtccagagagctgtcaaagaACCTCAGCTGGCACAATGAGGACCAGGAACTGGGAGAGGGCCTCAGTGGGGATAACTTTGTCGGCCCACTGAGGTCCTGGAACCTGGCAAAGAATCTCAGTGGGGACACAGTCATCAGTGCAATGAGGTCCTGGGATCCAAGACTCGGATGGGGAGGCTGGAGGCTCGGGCTGACAAGCTGTAGGCACAGGCAGGAAGGCTGAAGGCTCGGGCATAGAAGCTGAAAGCCTGGACAGGAAAGGCTCAGTCAATGTCGAAGGGGACTGGAGAGCTGGCGGTGGAACCTTGAGAGCCAGCGAGGAAACCAGGAGAGCCAGTGGGGAGGACTGGAGAGCCAGAGGTGAAACCTGGAGAGCCGGCAGTAATAAACATTGCTGCACCAGTAGCTTCAGATGCTGCCCTTGCTACATCAGCCATGATGGATCTGTTCAAAGAGACCATAATGTACCATTGTGTTGTTGAAAGAGGTGGAATTAAAGTGATGATGTGTGCATTCTTTACATCTTAAGGTTATTAAGAATAGGATGTTAAGTTGGATGTTGAGTAAAAATCTCTTGGTAAATCTACtgatagaaaagaagaaaacagttgAATAGAAAAGTTTAAACCGATCAAGTATTGCAGTTAAAAGTTTCTATCCAATTGAATTGAGGCTTTAAGTTCAAGTTTAAAATATACTGGAAACTTTTTACCACTTTGTGCAAACCACAAGAGGAAACAGTGAACGTagctatatttatatatatttaacctAGCTATATTTGGTTGAGCTTCCATACACATTGTGAGCGGATGTCAGGCAGTGCATGCATGCAGAAACCGTCATCCAGAAAgtcataaacataaaaactagTTTGAACCAGTCCAAGTGGGGGATTTTGGCAGTGTTCACAGTGGGGTAGCCCTCTATCCTCCAACTTGTGCTTAGGGTTCTTATAAAAAACCCTGATTTTGTGTAGATAAGGCTTTTCTCTGGCTCTATTTTTAGAGGCTCTGTGCTCTTTTTTTCGAAGCCCTCTGAAGCTCTCTAGTTTAGTTACCTTGTTTTGTGAAACCTAAACCCAATATATTCTGATTGACTCTTAATACTTGTGCAAGTTTTTCTTCTGAGAGAGAGAATAATTACATAAGAGACCATGGCATCTTCAAAAGAAGACTGAGATGGGCCCCCAAAGGTGAGCTGATGCAATACTCACACCTTGTCACACACAAGCTTTAggctcacccacacacacctcatatAGATTTGGGGCCAAAAATCTCAACAGACCTTTTCCCTTAATTTAGGGAAATTCCTATTTTAAGATACACCTATAACTGTTAGGGTCTTCTAGGAAGGGAGTTTCTGTAGGATTTTTGAGTTGGAGTTAAAGACAGGTTTGTGAGTTCAGTGCTAACCACAaagtcactgtgctgcccagTTGAGttgagttgaattgaattgaagagcAGGACAGCTTATGTTAGACAGATAGCTTAGTTAGATTTGCGACTCCGTAAAAGTTAAGAAGGGACCCCACCAGCACCTACAAGAAAAAGGTGATTGACTGTTTAAATCACCTAGAAAAGGACAATGCCATTGACAGGACCACCTACTACAAACTGTATCCAAGGGAGACCACCCCTGTCTGTATGGGATCCCTAAGATACACAAACAAGGAGCCCCACTCAGGCCTATCGTCAGCAGCATAAACTCAGTGACATATAACATTGCCAAACACCTTGCCACCATCTTAGCACCACTGGTAGGTCACACAGACCATCATATCTGGAATGCAGAGGAATTTGCCTCCAGAGTCAGGCATCTAAATCTGGATAGAGATTAAACTATGGTATCCTTTGATGTTACATCCCTCTTCACCATCATCCCCACCACCGATGCCTTAACATCTGTTAGGAGaagactaaaagaggacagcaccctgtctaccaggagcagcctcaacGCAGACCAAATCTGCCTGCTATTGGACCTTTGTCTAAACACCACATACTTTTCATACAGAGGTGAATTTTacagaaacatggatgtgcCATGCCCCACTGTGTCACCAATTGTTGCCcatctgtacatggaagaagtggaaaagaaagctctcagtTCCTTCACCTGGATGACACTGACCTAAATATGTGGATAACACCTGGGTGAAACGTAAGACCTAGGAATttcaagccttcacagatcacatcaatgcTGTTGATGCAAACATCAAATTTACCAGATAGGACACCAAAGAGAACAGGCcagcctttttggactgtgaggtcatcCCTGGGTCTGATGGTAACCTAGAGagtctacaggaaacccacacacagaccaaaaccttctttttgactcccaccacccactgcaacacaaactaggagtcatcaggacttttcGGCACAGAGCAAACTACATCCCTACCtctatggaggccaagagaaaggaggtcacacacttgaagacagcccttAAAACCTTTGGCTACtctaagtgggctttcaacaagggAACATCCACATCAGGCGTCAGCCTCAAGatgcacagaggaaaaacctggtcattcccttTGTAGCAGATGTTTCTGAGTggcttaaacagatttttgggaagCATCAGATACAAGctcacttcaaacccaccaacacactgagacagagactggttcaccctaatgatcggacaccaaaacaaaagatcaaTATAGATCTTTTGATCAAAAGATCAATTCCTGACATCCAGTGTCAGGAAGAATGgtcagaactctacattggagaaaccaaacaaccacttaacaggagagCGACCCAGCACAGGAGGGGCAGCTCCCtaggaccacagtcagctgtgcacctccatttaaaagagacaggacactcatttgaagaaggatgtacatattttggacagagaagataagGGGTCAGAGACGCTATCTTCCAAtatcttccagggaggacacatagttggtgaatcagatgggtcacatgagtctatcattagatcctaatgaccccTGCCTGAGCTCACTTccattgttcacctaacaagcctattcagaccaggtgtgaagtgaaaccaactcaggagtgtgggtctaaccactctcacctgatttacatagctcacctaatgagcctatgggtctaggggtggagtgaaaccaacctggaagataaattcGTGGTTCCATACCTGCTTATTCTGAGATTGATGAAGCCACTCAGATGGGTGgtgaaaacatttcaacctaaaaactagaagtccagttgccatgactcatcTGCATCAACTAGCGTCTGCTAAGCTTCAGCTGGTGGACAACCACCCTCACATTTTTGGTAAACTTGGGGATTCGTTTTTCCCTCGATAATGGCAAGTGGTCTGTAACTGTAGTTAATGTAACATCAAACTTAAAGCCTCACAGTTACAACCAGTCATTAGATTTGGGTGTTAGAAAGCATTTAtggaaaaatctgttttatcagcaacaaagataaaaaaggaaataaaaaccaACAGAGACAGAAGCTACCAACAGTTtagttctgtgtgttttccataTAGATTCAGGTGTCTGCTGATTGGCTGTGCAGTTGGAGGCGTGTCCACTTGTTGGTACATATTCTTGTTTCAAGCTGCAGCTCTCAGCAGATACAAACTGTTCTCCAAAGATGAAGGACTTCTTGGCACATTTTCCCATTAAGAACATCGGCACCTACACCACAGTCATTGTGGTTTTTACTTACAATGTTTTGCTAGACGTGGACATGGGATGCAAATGCAAACAGGAGCAAAAGCTTCAGTGTAATCTTTACATGACTTTACCCTTTTTTACTCTAACTGTCTTGATAATTTGTATGGACAAGACATTTCGGGGAGTTTCAAGATttatatgtacatgtaaatgGGATGGACTGGGCAGTTGCAGATTTTGCTGGCTTTTAGTCCTTCGCATTCTTAAGGCAGGTTTAGTTGGTCTGCTGTGGGTTATAACTCTGTTGATCGATGGAGACTGGTATGTCTGCTGTCAGAATAAGAATAATAAGAACAATAGCACTGAATATTCACAGTTGGCCTGCAAAGACAAGAGCAACCTCACTGCTGAGGAACGACTCATCATCGCTGACCTGAAAAGTGAATCAAAGGtgagtgtgtttctttgttcatACACACCATGTCCACAGTCCCTTTGTTTCACTGTGCTCTTATTCACTGTGTATTGACCTGTAGACAAACACTGTAAACTCTCAGTAATGCTGGTTTTTCTTTCAGGTGTATGGCTTCTCTATACTCTTTGGTATCATTTGTCTTGCAGCCATAATGTCACTGTTTGATTGGAGGAAATGCTGTGAAGGAAAATCAGACTGTTGTGAAAGAGAAACTTTATACGACACACTGATTatagaagaagaggaaaatgtaCTAAAAGAGATTTTGAGGGAAAAAGCAAAGGAGGAGTTgactaaaaaaataaaggaaaaaattaACAGTGGAGCTTTGGGAGAATGTTTTAATGTTAGTGAAAACCTAATCAAAGAAAGAGCAACAGGAAGAATACCggcaacaacagaaacatctgcaACACCAGTAACATTTGTCAGAATGGGAACTCCTGAAGCAGTAGTAGTTCCTACAGATGAAACAGTAACAATATTTGGCACAATAAGACTTTCTAGAACAACAGGATCAGCTGAAACAGCAGAACATTCCTCCTCATCAGTAACATCTGAGGAAGCAAGACCATCTGCAATACCAGGAAGATCTGAAACAGCAAGACCATCTGCAACACCAGGAAGATCTGAAACAGCAAGAACATCTGCAACACCAGGAAGATCTGAAACAGCAAGAACATCTGCAACACCAGGAAGATCTGAAACAGTAAGACCATCtatcacagcagcaacagttcaGTTGAATCCAAAACACACTTGTTTCACTGTGGACAAACCTCATAGACTGAATCTTTTTTATGCAGAATATTCTGTTCAGTTCTAACAGGATTAACATGTCAGGCTTACATCACTTCAACTAGTTTCAGGGTTTTGTTTCTGAACATGAAACTTTGACTCATGGTAGAAACTTCTCTGCAGGGGGGAGGAATTGAACTGGAATCATTGCTGAGCACTAGTAAGTATCCCCATTTCATATCATACAGAACACACCTGTCTAACACTATGAGACAAAGGCTGCACACTGCAAGTGCATGATACACGATCCGTTTTAACTCTGCTGCTGTATATAATCCACAAGGCTGGCATCAGGCACACACCCAGGGCTTCAGTCCAAAAGGTCATTGGTTATGGGAAACAATGCAGTGCAGGTATGTATGTtttggaaggaggaggagaactatagaagagaaaacacatctACAGACTGATTTCTGTTAATTCTCTGCTGAGTGTTGTGTACTCCAGGTAGCCCACACTTATCACTAgtagaaaaacaggaagaaacacagTAATTTATATGAATAACTGTgtcttgagatgactgtattgttaTTTGATGCTATGGAAATAAgctaaattgaattgaatattaaaaatgtagcaGTCGATCATGAGGAGCCACttttaaagatgaaaactgAACACTTCAGGTTATAAATGGTCAACACAGAttaattcaaagtgttttacataaataaaagttaaagttACACAGGCAagagtttaaataaaacagtaaaatataggTTAATAgagtaaaatgtcattttaatgtcattcattaaaattaaattagaagaGAATTAGGGCAGAttaaacactttcagttgtcatatgtagacagaaaaagagaagtttATAGCTTAGACTTAAACATTacagatgaggcttgtctaacatcatgaggactattccagattttagctgcatagaactgaaacgctgcaTGTCCCTTTTttgtcctgactctgggcatgagcaaaaagcctgtccctgatgttctcagagttcaagATGGTTAATATgacatcaacatgtcagagatgtactaTGGTGCTTatgccatgaagagacttatacacaagcagggctgttttctctgagtgacaggagccagtgcagagatctgagaacaggagtaatgtggttgtacttcctgtttctaGTTAGGACCtaagcagcagcattctgaatgtactgtagctgccttacagcttgttttgagagccCGGTGAGCAGGCTGTTACAGTGatctaaataaatcaattaattaattaaaaaaatatatatttatgataATGTAATTATCAACAATGCTAATGGAACAGCATAAGAAACATGATAGAGaaactcaccccaactggtcgaggtagatggccgcccaaactgagcccggttctgctggaggttttttcatccgttaaagggagtttttcctctccgatgttgccaagtgcttgctcataagggatttgttgggtttttagttttagtttttgtaaagtgccttgagatgagttgtattgtgatttggcgctacaaataaaattgaattgaattgaatgctGTAGTCATGTAAATCTGCTTTAATTATCACGAGTGAGTTTATGAAATAAGTGTTGTAACAACATCCAGAGTGAATCGTTTGAGTTTGTTTGATAAAACTAGTCTGTTTGATAAAACTAGTCTGAATGATTCATTCACAAATAGAACTGATTTTTCTCGAGTTCAGCGATCCTGTCGCTGTTTGTGTGAAACTTCTAATTCACTcagagaataataataataaacaacaacaacaacaataatgatgataataataataataataataataataataatattaatctTGTTCATGTCTAAGCCGTTCCTTTACCTATAAACTCTCCCTTCTGTGTCAGCCACAAAAACTGTAACCTGAGTGAAGAAGATCGGAGACAGGAAGAGGGGAACGTAAAATGTGAAGAAGAAGGTGAGCTTTAGAAAACATGCTTCATTGCTGATGTTTAAATTTTTTACATGTTAATTTTGTCATGTAAATGGTATCAGTGTTTAACAGCTCATGAGGTATGTGTGCAGAAAAGGTTTGTAAGTTGCTAATGTAATGTATATGGTGTAGTTCTCTTAATGTACAGTCTAAGATTGACAGACTTATTTTATTAGTATGTTGAAACATGTTGACTTGTCCAGACCCAGCTTGTGCAGCTCCAGCTTCTTTATTGTCTCTCATTGAATATGCAATAGTTCTAATGCTCATTGATAGTGATTGTTGCTACATATGGCAAGAAGTTAAGATAATTGGGGGATGGGGCCTTGGGGCCTGAAGTACAAATTAGCCAGGGGACCCAGAAACCCGAGCAACGCCCCTGTCCATGGCActttttgcctgttcctgatcagTTTATCTTTAGCAGGAGCAGTCACATCAATAACATTTAGAactgcatctttgggaattatggacagatcaaaaaagacacaaaaatgatcagacaaaacaacatcaaTCATAGTGACATTTCAAATGTTAACAGTCTTAGTGATGACAaagtccagagtgtgacctctggtatgggtcggctcACTAACATGTTGACTAAGGCCGTAGGTTTCAAGGACAGTAGAAAATTCTTTTGCATTTCTGTCACAGATTTTCTCCATATgtacattaaaatcacctgtaataaccaaacagtcaaactatGGAAACAACTGAAAGGatctcagtaaaatcatcaataTTTGACATGATCTTGTAAATGACTTGACTGACTTTATTATTGATttactgattattttatttatttcttgtcaTTGTCCATCTTCAGTCTCTGCTGAGCTCAGTCTCTATTTCCATACAGAATCATATGTTGTGTGTTCACATGAATGAATCTGATTCACTGACAGATCATTTCcttccacagaggaaaaaactccGCTTGAtccagaagaaaagaaaaagcagatgtGATGTATCAGATGCCATATACCACCATAACTCATCAAAGTTGCACTGATCTTTAATCTGAGTTTATCACCAAAcagatagttttgttttttttttagttttagtttgaaagaaatgtttgattgatttatattttctatattgttTCCTGTTCATTCAGAAAAAATTCTTCTTCAGCATATTTAAGAACAAATGCTGctgtattattatattgtaaTACTCAGAATTATCAGGGCCAAGATAAATATAAAGTAACAACTGGATATTAAAATCTAATTCCTTATGTCTCCTATATTAATGATacaaaaaatgcataaaaattaCACAGATGAGATAAACCATATGGGCACAGTAGGTTGTAGGTCTGAACCCCAGTGGACCTGGGGCCTTCCTGTGTGTAGTCTACATGTTGTCCccttgtctgtgtgggttttctcctcccactgtccaaacacatgcaggttaggattagggtctgaaccccaGAGACCATATGTGCATAAATGCAGatactgcatatatatatatgactgtATGTGACCcaagtttcctgttttcatgtagtgtttgattttatttttggtgtttcctgttaAGGTGTTTTATTCGGAAAAGCCTTTGAACACAAGGAAAGGAAACAGTATTAGTTTTAGtgtcaggtttgtgttttatctttatatatGTAAAGGTTTGCGGGTAGTTTTTACATGTCAGTTCGCTAACTTTGTGTTGTTAATgatcatttgttgttttctactgTTTGTTCATTCTGGTTCATTGACTGATTCCAATGTAAAGAAATAAAGGTCAGACCATCAACCAACGCTTTTTATTGACACATATATAGTTTTGGAAACAGA
Coding sequences within it:
- the LOC113145788 gene encoding uncharacterized protein LOC113145788, which gives rise to MKDFLAHFPIKNIGTYTTVIVVFTYNVLLDVDMGCKCKQEQKLQCNLYMTLPFFTLTVLIICMDKTFRGVSRFICTCKWDGLGSCRFCWLLVLRILKAGLVGLLWVITLLIDGDWYVCCQNKNNKNNSTEYSQLACKDKSNLTAEERLIIADLKSESKVYGFSILFGIICLAAIMSLFDWRKCCEGKSDCCERETLYDTLIIEEEENVLKEILREKAKEELTKKIKEKINSGALGECFNVSENLIKERATGRIPATTETSATPVTFVRMGTPEAVVVPTDETVTIFGTIRLSRTTGSAETAEHSSSSVTSEEARPSAIPGRSETARPSATPGRSETARTSATPGRSETARTSATPGRSETGGGIELESLLSTSWHQAHTQGFSPKGHWLWETMQCSHKNCNLSEEDRRQEEGNVKCEEEEEKTPLDPEEKKKQM